The DNA window AATTGGATGGTCGGAATCACACCTCCCCAGCCCACCCCCCCGCAAGCCAAGTGCAATTAAGCACGAAAAAACCAATCAAACTGGAAATAAATTGCGCCATAGTTGCAGCAGCCACACAGCGACCAGGGTTGCCATACGGCGCCGATTTTTGCGAATTTTTTTTGCCTAGCCAGCACTTTGTGTGCCCCTTCTGCGTGTGGGCggttgggttttttgcgctcgCCGGGGGTTTCCCTTTTTATTGTGGCCGCTGGGTGAAAATTGTTTGCATTGCATTCTCTGCTGATGCATGCGAATTGagaaatatttgcaatttagCAAAATACACCCGGAAGCGGCTCCGGATTGAAGCTTGAGCTCCTTTTGCCACATTTCGCAATTTCGATTTTCGCCCCGCATTTGTattcatatttgtatttggtttttccaATCGCACACGGGCCCGACTTTCCACACGCTTGCAGTGCGTGCAAAATGACGGCAATTAGGTGTATATGCTGCGatgatttgtgttttttttttttagttgatCGCCTCACCTTTGAAAATAGCCAGAAATGCAATATCTATTGTTTCAGAGAATGGTTTTCAGCCGAGAATTGTTTAGGTTTAAAACTTTGGCTCAgaaatatttgtaatatatagcaataattttcttagcCTTCTATTCTTTTGCTGGCAATTATAATTTGAGATCACTCATCTGTGACCATAGATTCGAAGGAAATCGAATGTATTCGTTGAGGTACGCAAACTCCTTCACAGCTCAGATCAATTGTCGGGTTCAGTGATGCAGGAGGAGATAGAATAAAGtataaatacaatttgtatGCTTGATGTAATTTCATTTCCACTTATCTTGGTATTTTCTCTGCATTTTGCTTCATGCGATTGATTTATCGCACAGAAAATAATAGGCAGCCAATGTCTGTGCATCCTGTGAAAGGACTCGCTCTCGGCCTTCCAAGCATTCAATCCCTGAGCCGGGTTCAGTTTATATTCAAATGCTTACGCTTAAATGTCAATAATACGTGAAATTGAACTGCCAATTCAATCTTCACAACTACTCCGCATCGCTCCTCCACTTCTCCAGTGAAATCATTTCCATATAAGCGTTTTCCCATCTCgtctatttatatatatgtatttcttttcttttcgttcgcaactcttttttattttccatcctGCGAGAAAAATTCTTTCTGTTCATATGTGGAAAAACTATTTGCAAAAGTCTCAAGTGTGCTCGGCTCCCGGCCAGCAGAGAGGCGAAGGTGGAGGTGTTGGTGTTGGACTTTTTAAAACGACGCCTGCAAATTGTACGCAGATCACATTACACTTGCTCCAACGGACGGCATGTGCAACTTGCCGGCTGCCTCTGTGGATTGCTTTACATTTGGCTGCACTTCCTACCCGGCATTCACTCGAAAAATTGAAAGATTTATTTCTTAGTTCTTTGCGATTACATTTCCACCGAGCTAATGTGTTCCGATCCAACGGCTACGTAGTGGCAGTTTGTCAACTGTCATTGCATCAGGCATTGAATGGGCCACGATAGCAAATGGATTGTGGATGGTCGGGACAGGGCGGGGCAGTGCGGGGCAGCGCGGGGACCTGTCGCATTTTGTTGACAACTACATTGCAAATACGGCAAAGTAATCAGTATTGTGTAAATAACCAGTTATGTGTCTGCGAGTGGAGCTGACAAAGCGAGTGGTAAGCGATATGCACTGGAGCACGAATAAATTCTTGAAAGCGTTTCCCCGATTTATCTACTCGATGCATTTGGCAAGATGCGAACGGAATCGATAATCGAATAATATGCGaatatcactcatacgcagtgGTGAGCGCCAACGCATGTAGCACACTTTTCAGCGCCAAATGTTTCCTCGTGCGAGCCGGAACAAATTTAATATGTGGCTAAGGTCAGCTGGTAAGCACCTTAGGGCCTAGGAATCGGAAAAACGTAAAAAGCACTTGAAACTATGCGTATAGTTTTTGCGCTCAATGGGCAGTTGTCGGACTTCTGACCGAAGGTAAACCAATGAAAAGAGGTAAAAATGTCCAAGAAAACTGAGTCAACGGGCCAGTTAAACACCGTTTTTCTCATCGGCAAGTCGGTCGCTGTTCAAAACTattcaacaaattaaattggttggtaatattgaaaatattcaaaagGATTGATTTACTTAAGGGGCAGTTCCTAATAGTAGAACATTTCATTGCTGACTGcctaattttgaatttttggtGCTTTAATTTTCTCTTACATCATTTAGAAACTACAGTTCTgtaatagaaaaatatatattgaatAGATGTCAGAAACAAGAGACAAGTTAACCAAGTTGCTCTAACTTTTACTTCTCATGTAGTCAAGACAATTCTAATCTAATTTAACAAatgtaaatgtattttatCGATATTTGCATCAGTATTTTCCGAAGAacttttattcttatttttctcattCTTACCTGGTTTTTCatcgattttattttatttaaggcGATGGCCTAAATCATGGTCAGAACCAGCCTTGCCACGTCTCAATTTTTTCTCGTTTTAATTCCTCTGTTTTCAGTTGTCTGCTGACCATGAAAAGCTGGCCATGAAACATTTTTGCAACTAAGCATTGGACAAGGTAAAATCCGCCCAAAAGGAACAAACGGATTAACTTTTATGTGAAAGTGGGCAAAAGATAGACATGGAACCAGGAACGACTCCATCGCCTGTTTCAGCACCAGTTGCTGCGCCTGTGGCGCCATCAGCAGTGGCTGCCCCTGTCCAAGTAGTTAGTCCTGCGGCAGTGGCTCCCGTACCAGCGGTAGTGGCTCCCGCACCAGCGGCACCGATTGCAGTCACTCCAGTTGCTCCACCGCCCACCGTTGCAAGTGTGCAACCAGCAAAAGTtactgctcctgctccagctccaatTGCTGCCGCATCCGTCGCTCCTGTCGCATCTGTAGCGCCTCCAGTTGTTGCAGCCCCAACTCCGCCGGCAGCAAGTCCAGTTTCAACACCAACCGTTGCTGTTGCTCAGATTCCGGTCGCTGTTTCAGCACCAGTGGCACCTCCCGTTGTTGCAACACCCACTCCTATTGCCCCAGCTCCTATAGCTGCACCTGTGATAGCAACGCCACCTGTTGCTGCCGCAGCTCCTGCTCCGGCTGCTGTTTCACCACCCGTGGCGCCTCCAGTTGCTGCGACTCCCGTTGTTGCTCCTGTGATGGCCACACTACCTGTGGTTCCCGCTAACACCACTGTTCCCGTTGCAGCACCtgtagctgctgctcctgttgtTGCTCCAGTTGTTGCGCCTGCCGTTGCTCCTGCAGTTGTTCCCGTCGTCGCCGAGACTCCAGCGATCGCGTCACTACCTATTGCTGAAACTCCGGTTGCAGCCACACCGGAGTCCGTTGCTTCTCTCATCCCCGAGGTTTCAGCTCCTGTTGCCGCAGCACCAACTGTTGCTGTTCCCGAGACTACTGTCGCCGCCACTCCAATCGTGGCAACTGAGCCAGTGGTCGTTGCTCCAGCGGCTACTGAAACCCCAGTCGTTGCTCCGACTGAAACTTCACCGCCTGTGTCGGTTGCACCACCTGTGGAGACCGCAGTGGTGTCACCTGTAAGTGCTCCGACTGAGCCTCCGGTAGCTGCTGCAGCTTCAACAACTGCACCAGAAATACCAGCCGTTGCTCCAGTCGTTGCCGAGTCTCAAGTTGCAGATACTGCTGTAGCTACACCTCCTACTCCTGCCCCAGAGCCAGAAACCATTGCACCACCTGTTGTTGCAGAAACCCCAGAAGTTGCtccagttgctgttgctgaaaTAACACAACCAGTTGTGCCTCCTGCAGCAGCAGAATCAATACCAGCTGCAGTCGTTGCCACGACTCCAGTTCCTGCAATACCAGCACCAGCAGTAACGGATCCGGAAGTCACTGCATCTGCTGTTCCCGAAGTAGCTCCAGTGATCGATCCATCACCTGTTTCTAGTGCTGTTGCTGAAACTCCTGTTGGCGTACCTCCACCTGTTGTCCCTCCTGTGGCTGACGAACCTGTACCAGCTGTGGTGGCTGCCGAAACCCCAGCTCCTgagacaacagcaacagcaccagTGACCATAACAACTTCAGATATACCAGAAGTTGCTCCTGTGATCGCCGCACCCGCTGATGCACCTGCTGAAGCTGCAGCTGTCGCTGCACCAATCGTTTCTACTCCGACAACTACCGCTTCTGTTCCCGAAACCACTGCACCACCTGCGGCTGTGCCTACGGAGCCTATAGATGCTTGTGTACCAACAGAGGCTGCCGTTGAAACGCTAGTTCAACCGCCTGTCGAAGTTACAACAGAAGTTGTAGTTGCAGACGTTGCTCCACCTGAGGCAGCTGCTGATTTAATAATAGAGCCTGTGGAACCACGAGCTCCTATTGCAGATTCAATAGAACAAGCTACTTCCGCGCCAGTTGTTGAAGCTGCAGAAACAACATCTTCGCCTGTACCAGAGACCTCATTACCGCCGCCAACCGAAGCAGTTGCCTCTCCAGAAGTGGCTGTCGCTGCAGTTACAGCTCCAGAACCCATACCCGAACCGGAACCAAGCCTAGCGACTCCTACAGAACCCATACCTGTGGAGGCACCTGTCGCAATCCAGGAACCAGTGGTTGCCGTAGAGGAGCCAGTGACAGAAACTCCATCATCGATTCCAGAAATTGCTGCTGAGATTCCTGAAGCTGTAGCCGAAAAAGTCCTGGATCCTGCCATAACTGAAGCTCTAGCCACTACTCCGGAACCAGATGCTGCCAACATCAATGACGCTGCTCCAGCTACCGAAATCACCACACCCGCTGTTGAAATCGTTACTGCTGCTGCAGAAGTATCTGATACTGCCATTGACCCTCCGGTTCCACAAGAGATCGAAGCAGCTGAAATTCCAGAGACGGAGACAAAGCCGGAGGTCATTGTTGAACAGAGCACCATCCCAATAGAGGCAGCAGTCTCGGAGGTTTCAATATCTGCAGAACCAGTGATTTCTGAAGCTCCAGCTGCCGAAGTACCAATTACGGCTG is part of the Drosophila sechellia strain sech25 chromosome 3R, ASM438219v1, whole genome shotgun sequence genome and encodes:
- the LOC6606724 gene encoding calphotin, producing the protein MEPGTTPSPVSAPVAAPVAPSAVAAPVQVVSPAAVAPVPAVVAPAPAAPIAVTPVAPPPTVASVQPAKVTAPAPAPIAAASVAPVASVAPPVVAAPTPPAASPVSTPTVAVAQIPVAVSAPVAPPVVATPTPIAPAPIAAPVIATPPVAAAAPAPAAVSPPVAPPVAATPVVAPVMATLPVVPANTTVPVAAPVAAAPVVAPVVAPAVAPAVVPVVAETPAIASLPIAETPVAATPESVASLIPEVSAPVAAAPTVAVPETTVAATPIVATEPVVVAPAATETPVVAPTETSPPVSVAPPVETAVVSPVSAPTEPPVAAAASTTAPEIPAVAPVVAESQVADTAVATPPTPAPEPETIAPPVVAETPEVAPVAVAEITQPVVPPAAAESIPAAVVATTPVPAIPAPAVTDPEVTASAVPEVAPVIDPSPVSSAVAETPVGVPPPVVPPVADEPVPAVVAAETPAPETTATAPVTITTSDIPEVAPVIAAPADAPAEAAAVAAPIVSTPTTTASVPETTAPPAAVPTEPIDACVPTEAAVETLVQPPVEVTTEVVVADVAPPEAAADLIIEPVEPRAPIADSIEQATSAPVVEAAETTSSPVPETSLPPPTEAVASPEVAVAAVTAPEPIPEPEPSLATPTEPIPVEAPVAIQEPVVAVEEPVTETPSSIPEIAAEIPEAVAEKVLDPAITEALATTPEPDAANINDAAPATEITTPAVEIVTAAAEVSDTAIDPPVPQEIEAAEIPETETKPEVIVEQSTIPIEAAVSEVSISAEPVISEAPAAEVPITAEDTPENTTSEVVPTIAEKPVEEVPTAEIPEQSSPPSDSVPVAKITPLLRDLQTTDVSLLAIAATLDAIGEKLKDQKARNQQVMDRLCEIEKILGPPKSN